A region of the Culex quinquefasciatus strain JHB chromosome 1, VPISU_Cqui_1.0_pri_paternal, whole genome shotgun sequence genome:
CTCCACGATACCGACCAGCGCTAGTGTCAACTTGTTCGGACATGTTTGATGTTTGGAAAGGCGAACGACAGAAGACAGAAATCAACCCAAAGAGGAAGAGAGAGAATAGGTAGATTGGCCCTTGAAGAGAGAAACACTCTTCGGGTGATATAGTCTACGACGTCAAAATAATAAGGGGCTGgccaaaatcaaaatattttgcaaataaatctcTGTTTAATGTAGTTTGTTGGAATTTGAAAGGTGAAACAAGTGAAGTGATTAGTGCTGTGCGGTATTGTGGAGCTAAATTAATCGGAAAGGAAGATTTTCAATTCCAATTAGTGTTTAGTGCAAAATATTGTTTGTAATGGTGCCTCCGTGAACGGAATTCGACCCAATTTTCCGtgttgttttgttaaatttttaatttttaagcaaGTTGGCCGTGTACGGACCACTTATCAACTTTAGGTAAGTATAAGCGATCAGCGAAGCATTACAAGTGGAGGGCAGACGCTATAGACTCGTAGCACTTTAGTGCGAACTGATGATTCATCCTTGAGCTCATTCACATAAGAGAaaattgttgtttgttgtttggttTGAAATGTCGTGGTGCTGCACTGAAATTAGTTGGAACAAAGATGCAACTCTGCATCGGTCATCCGTCCCTTGGCTTAGTATGGATAGAATCAATCTAGAACGTTCACAGTTTCGACTCTATTGGAGTAGTTGCAAGTAACGTCCCCCCAGAAGCCCCTCATTCGGTGATGTTGATAACAGTTTTTGAAACATGATATGTTTCACTTGATTTGGCTGTGCGCTGTCCAGTAGGATGCCCAATAGACtggttcaacatttttttgtttaattcataaaaataaacaaaaaagagaCGAATTGGGATATGAATTGAAGTGGCTATAACGTCATCTTCGTCAATTCCAACCACTAAATTTGAGTTCAAAGATTTGTGCCAGTATTTTTAACCTCGCTAAAATTACcctgagcgggggatccccgtTTCTTCCtctcctgtagattcagaaatgttttgttgtttaaacattcgtgctcaaactcaattcaacgaatcatctatGCGGTTAattttacgcagttggcctggccgtttaGAAAAAAAGGCTGTTGAAAGTAATAACCCCGACATTCTCCAGGATGCTTCCGAAAGGTTGGCTGcgattggattagattagattagattggtttagattatacataacttttgatataatGGCATATTGGATTGGTCAGCAAACTATTTAGAATACATTGCATAACGTTTTGAATTTCTTATCAAATttattctatacattttttgataaggtcctataaacatatgaaacactatAACTtacaggacctttaaaaaaactctggaataaTTATTTGTGGACATTATGTTTATTAATTCAAATAAGAGAAATTCCTTCATAAAGAGAAAACATCGCTAAATTTGAACCAGTCTAACCGTCTCAAACCTCCAGAACCTCGCCTCACTTTGCCTTACGATAGCTCGCCACTGAGTCATGTCCTGCGGGTTTACgttagcagcagcagctcatTCCTCATTTGTCTGGCTTCAGCTGCCGTTGCCGCTGGTTTCGCTTTCCCGTCAGCAATCCTTGTTCAGACGACACTTATTACCTTCATCAAACCAGCATAATGTCTTCAAGTCGGTTCCGTGACCAAAAAGTCTCTCCCGAAGGCAGATAATGCTCGGCAATTAGCTCGTTGTTTGTCCAGTACAACAAACTCGCTGCCCGAGCAGATAAGAACATATTCTCGCGCGGTGATCTTGAACCTCTTCTCTGCTTGCGTCTGTGACTTGTGCGTTATGAAATTAATCAGACTGATTTGAATCTTTTGTCTTGCAGTAGCATTTGAAGGACCGGCCCGAGGATGCCCATCCTGTACAGTGTGATCTGCCGGGGGCCCACCATCCTGGCCAAGTACGCCGAGTGCGTGGGAAACTTTGCCGAAGTGACGGAGCAGATCATTCCGAAGATCAAGCTGGAGGACCACAAGCTGACGTACTCCCACGGAAACTATCTGATTCATTACATTTGCGAAAACAGGATCATCTACATGTGCATAAGTGATGATGTGAGTAAATTTGCGACAAATTTATGTTCGCATGTAAAAACATTAAATGTCTCCCCCCTCAAACAGGGCTTCGAACGGTCGCGGGCGTTTCTGTTTCTCACGGAAATCAAGAAAAAGTTTATCCAAACGTACGGGCTCACGGTGGCGACGGCCATCGCGTACGCCATGAATACGGAATTTTCGCGGACGTTGGCCCACGAGATGAAGCACTACAGCGAGTCACGGGAGGTGGATGCCATTAGTCAGGTGCACGGCCAGATCGACGAGCTGAAGGATATTATGGTGAAGAACATCGAGAATATTACGAATAGGGGGGAGCGGTTGGAGCTGCTGGTGAACCAGACGGAGAACCTGCGGAATAATGTGAGTGTGATTTGTGGGTTGGAGAGGTGTAGTATTCAGTGATTTACGGAAAACGTGATAGTAGTTGATTAGAATGAGTAGTTAGACGATTAAATGCTAGATTTTACATTGAAGATTATTtcatttatgtttttgttttaaacttaAAGAAAGACTCATACAAACGATGATTTATTTCTCAGCTCAACATTTGGAAAGTCATTGTCTTAACTGCTGGTTTTTCGTCATGATCTGAAAAAATGGCTCTCCAAAAAGACAACAAAGtttaatttggcaaaaaaaaaaaaaaaaaaatacactttcaAAGGAGGAGATTTAATGGAGGTTTTTGGTGTCTGCACAAGAATTCAATGCATTTATGCACGAAATTAaagcttttattattttttggttaAACAACAAAATATCTGAGAAAGCTTAAGATAgagtatttagaaaaaaatgttctgcgATTAGTTCtatggtttgattttgttttctaaTCATTTACtctatgtttttttaatcacatcaagaaaataataaaacaactcAGCATTGTGAAAGTCTTTgcaaagatttttcaattttccttaTGCTTTCTACAAATTGGGTTCTCGGAAGCCTTTGTAATCGACTGAATGAAAATCTGTAAAGcgatttggaaattttcaatGTAAGACGGTgaccaaaatggcgatgatgaaatgCTAGAAAAGTGCATTTGGTAATGTAACAGGAAATTTACCActgaaatttgactaaaatgaggtcACAGGACtctaattttatgtaaaaagtgagaaaataataattacggaaaactttttttttgttcatgattcgattattcaaagTCCCTAGGATAATTTCAGATAaagcttcatccataaagtacgtcacgcttaaatttgccccccccccccacttcccctctttgtcacgcttttcctatacttatagcACGCAATGTTACACTGGCTTAACAAGGCCCCTCCTCCCCCcatagagcgtgacatactttacgGATGACGTCGAATAAAAAATAGGATAATCGAGGcctctttttttagttttgcgcAGAACTCCATTCAATTTATCATAAAACGGCATTTGAAAAGAAAACTTTGGGGGTGGCTTAATGTTTCttcaaaataatgatttaaGGAAAGGTTTCTtattcatcaaaactagagatcctatatggagaggcgaaatgtcaaatGTTCCaaacgaactgtcaaatcggagttccaatcgagcaacaagaccaTAAAAGAACGTGgtcggaatcaatttaaaataatggtGGCAAAAAAACGAGATTTACAACAATTACAAACATTATAAATATGTTGTTTATAATAATCTGATtggttttgttatgtttgtgcatGTCCGGTACAAGAAACATGCCAGCACCAATGCGTTAAAAAACTAGCAAGTTTATATGATATTTTTATCTCGGTCTTAGGCAAGGAAcagaagctttgaaaaatatttgcatcggtgttacaaattttttaaaataaaacaaaatgtttatttttacagGTTAATAGGTATCTGGAGTTTTTGctttcctcacgttactgaggaaaagctataaaatcactcgaaaaatgaacttctcaattagacctcctagacccaccttcatgtatacctatcgactcagaatcaaattctgagcaaatgtctgtgtgtgtggtgggatgttgatcaaaaaattgtcactcgattatctcgacattggctgaaccgattttgtccgttttggcgtcattcgatccgtcttggggtccgctattaaaaattatgcagtttagttaagtacttcaatagttatgctaaaaaaaacgattttaataaaagtccggaagattgttaaaagggtggtttttgtaagaaaacccgccatgccatacatttttagaaaggtatttaaaagaccgtTCCAACGCGtctaagacattgaagatctgacaaatctatcaaaagttataagcacttaagtgttatttaaacactttttggaggccggatctcagatattttgatgaaaatgctgtccagATCTGTCATGCGATCTATCGTtagataggtattcaaaaaacctttccaacgcgtccaaaacattgaagatctgataaccctatcagaagttataagcacttaagtgttattaacgcactttttgcattttggatagcaccctttaaatgtgaggaaggcgccaaccacctaagggtggatgggaccatccataaaccacgtggacacttttttgggaatctgccccccctcgtggacaattgtccatacaaaaaaaacttttttgtatggatcgtggacaatcgccataccccccccccctatagtgtccacgtggtttatggatggtcccgattaagcatcgttttttttaagtccaataaaccaaattttcagtttttgctgtttgggtgttttttcaatacccctgactcagagtggtttcaaaaacacccaaaaagcaaaaactggaaatttggtttgttggaccttttcaaaaaaaaactccagatatgttatgtgaaatcaACTTTGAGTTCCTATGACAAATTAAAATAGTTTGCTATAAACAGTGTTCAAAATAAGTtatcaaaaatggttttaatgGTGTTTTTACCTTTGTACATAAAATTGATATAGGGCTTTTTGCAgatgagaattttggctcgagccttgATTCGATCTGGCATGAGAAAAAAAACGTAGGATTAAGAAGAAACGGGAAAATAGGTTAAATTGCAAAAGATATTTgtgttgaaaaatctttttggttattttcATTCCTACCAAACCTCCTAATCATATAAATCCATTTCTGAACTCGACAGATTGTGTTATCTTTCGTGTGTAacacaaataacttttttttactcacGCTATTttccttaaggggttacacatatgtagaaaatcacaaaatttcataatacagaaaatttattaattcaacttaaaagatgatttttgcaattctgtcgtggaactacttacttttcctgtcattcttgaacgacgaaacagcctacttttctgtaccaaaaataacagaaccgaatagcaacactttttaaaataaattaaagaataaaatggttgctgaaaaattgaccttttcagcacttgttttgaaaagtaatacttttcaacatttttttattcaaacgattttttgacaaaattcatgaacatttgactcataatttcaacaaataggtgtttttttctgaaatgcaaagaatgttgtatggaactcgttgcaaaacttgtttttttcagcactcgtgtcttcaaatttatttggatgaaagttgaaaatgtatatttttttgtcctgaaaacagatttaaaaaaagtttcagtttgtactcaaaccaacctctgacatttttaccggtttacatgtatgtaactcctTAAAAGGTGCTTTCGAAAACTCGAGTCGAGGCATGGTCTCGTTTCACCTTAACGCTctcttaactttaaaaatattgtcggtatatgaatttaaaaaatgaattattgtaGTAGAGACACTGGTTTCGACAAATCCGACAATTTTTTCTAGTAGCTTAGGTTGAGAGGTAATTTATGGTTaagcagatttttaaaataattcaattcagttttgcctgcccgtgtggatcaattggaccgcgcactggactcataaTCCAAAGGTCAGCGGTTTGAATCCCGCGGTGGGCGCGCCATAAAATTCTAAGTgtcaatatgggtattcggtcTTGTACACTCAGAACCCAGGGCGGTGAAattcttgtagataaaaggcagacactagtggttggtactagcaatagtggcaacatcgttttttttttcaattttgtcaactgTGATTATCATTTCATTTCCCCCCACATTCTTATTCTTCCAGTCCGTCACGTTCCGCCAGACGTCCCGCAACCTGGCCCGCACCATGTTCTGGCGCAGCGTCCGAATGTACTGCCTGATCGGGGCGATCCTGCTGTTTGTGATCTACATCGTGGTGAGCATGTCCTGCGGCGGTCTGCTCTGGTCCAGCTGCATCCACAGTGGCGGTGCCCCGAAGGTGACTCCGACGCCGGTTCCTCCCCCACCTGCTGCTCCGGCCACCGATCCGGTACTTTAGATTGGAGTCGTTTGTCATGACGATGGGTTCTTCCGACGAGACGGAACTTAGATTTGTGTTGAATGCAATCGGAAAGACTTGATCGAAACTAGGAGCAAATAAAGGCTTTTTTTGTGTGGCAAACTCGAACTTTGCTGGTTTTCCAAAGGGGGTGAATCCTGTTTTGTAACTTCTCTAAATAAATGTTTAGAACGGTGTAACTActtcaaggaaaatgttgaaTAAATAAAGGTTCATCGAAGGTGTATACAGTCTAACTATGAATCCAATTGaaaaatcaagaacaaaaagTAACTTACACTTTTAGAGCATGTAAAATAACTAATAGATGAAAAAAACTCTAGTGATATCCGCAATTAGTGCACGTTCTGAagtttaaaattcgaaaaagaTAGCAAAAGAGGCCGGAACCAgcttcagatattttttttaatattcccaAACTTGTTCATACATTATCTATACAATAATTTAAGTTAGCGTAGCGCTGGTAAATATACGACACGTTATCACATTTAAAACGAAAGAATTtttaattcacaaaaaaaagaagtcCCTCTTCAAAACAGACACACTCTCTGACTTTAATTCGCTGCAATCCCCGGATAAATGCAAACAAAAGTGTAAGAAGAGCAATAAAGCCGTGGGAAACCGGAAGAAAATAAAGTGAAGAGGGAAGCCCTCTTGAGACGCGACGATGTAAGTTTGTCTGAGTTCTTTCTTTTTCTCTTTCTGTTTTGATGACGATGATTAGATGAAAGGTGCAAAGTTGGGAGTTAAAAAATGCTAGAACttaagaattaaaataaaagcTGTCGAATTCGTAatccaaatttaacaaaaaactaaaaactaaaaactaaaagctaaaaactaaaaactaaaaactaaaaactaaaaactaaaaactaaaaactaaaaactaaaaactaaaaactaaaaactaaaaactaaaaactaaaaactaaaaactaaaaactaaaactaaaaactaaaaactaaaactaaaaactaaaaactaaaaactaaaaactaaaaactaaaaactaaaaactaaaaactaaaaactaaaaactaaaactaaaactaaaaactaaaaactaaaaactaaaaactaaaactaaaaactaaaaactaaaactaaaaactaaaactaaaactaaaaactaaaaactaaaaactaaaaactaaaaactaaaaactaaactaaaaactaaaaactaaaactaaaaactaaaactaaaaactaaaaactaaaaactaaaaactaaaaactaaaactaaaaactaaaaactaaaaactaaaaactaaaaactaaaactaaaaactaaaaactaaaaactaaaactaaaaaaaactaaaactaaaaactaaaaactaaaaactaaaactaaaaactaaaactaaaactaaaactaaaaactaaaactaaaaactaaaactaaaactaaaactaaaaactaaaaactaaaactaaaaactaaaaactaaaactaaaaactaaaactaaaaactaaaaactaaaaactaaaaactaaaaactaaaaactaaaaactaaaactaaaaactaaaagctaaaactaaaaattaaaaactaaaaactaaaaactaaaaactaaaactaaaactaaaactaaaaactaaaactaaaaacttaaaaataaaactaaaaactaaaaactaaaaactaaaaactaaaaactaaaaactaaaaactaaaaactaaaaactaaaaactaaaaactaaaaactaaaaactaaaaactaaaaactaaaaactaaaaactaaaactaaaactaaaaactaaaactaaaaactaaaactaaaaactaaaactaaaaactaaaattaaaaactaaaaactaaaactaaaaactaaaaactaaaaactaaaaactaaaaactaaaaactaaaaactaaaaactaaaaactaaaaactaaaaactaaaaactaaaaactaaaaactaaaaactaaaaactaaaaactaaaaactaaaaactaaaaactaaaaactaaaaactaaaaactaaaaactaaaaattagaCACTCAAGAGTATTTGAAGGATCATTCTGGTGAGCCATTAATATTGAGGATCTTGCGACCgtatcaaaagttatgtgcaCTTTAATGATAATTATACACTTTCATCGGGACTgacaacaccagccagcaacagtcaactgttcggagctcctcaaacttttcgattttttcgccgtaattaacagtgtttacccgcgagtttgctgctccagcatgccaagggccggccgtggccgtggcagttcgagtgcggcctcgaaaaacccgcgaagttcatctaccggcagagtgcagaaaggtaaacataccaacgccgcatcgaccgccatcgcgcacgggagcgtgcccggtgacgtcaccgatccttcttttttacacgtgtcataccgtccacgtgagtccccagtaGCACGAGACAATCGGCCAGGCATCCGGAAGTACTTCCGActaaaagcagcagcagcagtccaccagcactacgacaacagccacttccaacgttcccaccagcaacgaatttgagatgcttgGAGAAgaaacaacaccgccagtgacggcagcagtgctggcgacgacgatgaaacgatgatgaacttgcgcgcaagcaagagaagcagaaaaagtgtaactctcgaaggaacgacgaccacctcaattttgttttggatacgttggcggacgatgttgacgagttgcttgaggactcaatattgtctcaaaattagcaaaactgtgcaagtgattacgctttaaaacagaatttcgacttggtagtggagaagttgaagttgcgaaacttcaaattcttcacatttgacccagcagagaaggtcccagtgaagatcgtccttcagggatatccggaccgcccgatctccgacctggaagaacacctgtcgggcgtcaaggttaagcctcgagaggttaaggtgctctcgaaatcgacaacggtgacaggtacacccaactggcagtcgcatgattgtgatgcatggcggcatgaaagtatatcagaatctgcatgaaaactgtcctcatgcattttttgcgatataggagtatgacatttttgcccgttaccgacaattatcgacattaccgaaggcttatggttgtatttcacaaaaaaaaaacacttaggaGAACGAGGATtaaaccaccaacttcttggttattgatccgacacgctaccaccgcgccatggacgcttgatgaaaattgagtgaaagagcaccaacatatgcttctctttggagtgttgctcggggacgggccagcattatatgtgttggtgagaactgcagatctcTGCAaattttacacgcgggcaaaaatgatctacgggcttgctgcaaaaaatgttataaaatatgacattttctgcagcaaatccaatgttgcagattttgagatatatttttcctttgggtgtacgtacacattgtacctcctgtac
Encoded here:
- the LOC6044215 gene encoding vesicle-associated membrane protein 7 → MPILYSVICRGPTILAKYAECVGNFAEVTEQIIPKIKLEDHKLTYSHGNYLIHYICENRIIYMCISDDGFERSRAFLFLTEIKKKFIQTYGLTVATAIAYAMNTEFSRTLAHEMKHYSESREVDAISQVHGQIDELKDIMVKNIENITNRGERLELLVNQTENLRNNSVTFRQTSRNLARTMFWRSVRMYCLIGAILLFVIYIVVSMSCGGLLWSSCIHSGGAPKVTPTPVPPPPAAPATDPVL